Part of the Bacteriovorax stolpii genome, CTTTTAAATCTAAGTCATAATCTCGTGCCCAGTTTTCTGGGTGCGAGTTTCCAAAGGCCTTCACTCCACAGTATGTCTTGGCCGCATAACTTAAGCGCTCTTCTTCTCTCGTGAATTCCAAATAAGGCACGAAGTTGCCGTAGCCTTTTTCAAAGAAGCTCTCATCGCCATTTTTGTAGGAGTAATTTTCGCATTGGCGAGGATTGTTTGAATCGATAAGCCCGATTTCATATCCGCCACCATCGACTTTTTTCATATTAGTGATGAGCCAGGCGTGAGAGGTGATGCCTTTGATTTGCAGTTTTTGGTAAGCTATTTTTTTGTTAACGGCCACATAGTCAAAAACTTTATCCATCATACCTTTTAGAACATCAGGCCTAACTTTTGTGTCGCCTTTAAGTCCATCAATCCAACTTCCTAAAACAACTCCGTCGTAAAGTTGCCAGCTTTCAAGCTCACTTAGGATTTCTTTTTTATAAGTTTCACTGAAGTCAGAGAAATTTGAGAAGCCCGGGATTATAAAAACTTTTTGTCCACTTCTGATTTCTTTAATCAGGGCCTTGACTTCGCTTGCTTTAGGACGAGGAAGATCAGGTCTAAAAATCGAAAGGTAGAAGATGTTGCGCTGAAAGCGAGAGTGCCACCAGCACACACCACCGTTAAAGAGTCCTCCCTGGTTTTTAAAGGCCATAAGGTTGGAGCTCTCGTCAGTATAGGCGGCAAGAATGCTGTCGTCTTCAAAACGAGCACAGAACTCGTTTTTCGTCGTAGGCAGGGTGCCGGCAAAAGTATTAACACTGTAAAGTGCAGCGAGTGTAAAAAGTATTTTTTTCATTCTTAAAGAATGAAGAATCGGATGGAGAGTGACTACTTAAAAAAACTATCACGACTAAAGAGGTCGGTTAATCTTATTCAATGATGATGTCGTTTTTAAGTTCGTTCTTTTTAGTCCCTTCGCTTTTTGGAAAATAGTTTTCCAGGATATCGCTTGTGGCGTTGATCGTATTTTTAAGTGCTTCAACAAAGTTGCCTTCTTTAACTTTTTCAATGAACTCAGAAGTGATTTCGTCCCAGATTTTCTGATCGACTTTTTCTTTAACGCCTACATCTGTGATGATTTTAATTTTACGCTCTAGTAGAGAAATGAAAATAAGAACGCCGTTATGTTTGTCCGTCACATGCAGGTTATGCTCGTAAAAAGCTTCAATGGCCCTTTGAGTGACCTCAAACTCGATTTCTTCTTTAGTGATAAGGAGTCTTGTTACAAAAGGGATATTTCCCATCCAGTAACCGATAAAAAGTCCTGGAACCTGAATCCATAAAAAATAAATGGGGTTGATGATCGATAGCGGTGAAAAGTAGAGCCCCAGCGAAAAAAGAAACGAAACGATAATGGCCGCTCGCCAGTGGGCCGCGGGGTAATTATCTGACGTCGACACAATCATCGGGACTAGTTCACTGTGAGATTTTCTCTCTGCCTCAGTGATAAGTTTTTTAATCTGCTCTTTGTCTTTTGCTGAAATCATATATGCCTCTAATTAATTTTTACCAACTTCCACTCGAACCACCGCCGGAAAATCCGCCGCCGCCTCCGGACCACGAACTTCCACCACCGCCTCCACCGAGGCCGCCTCCGCCGCCCCAGCCGCCGTAGTATCCACCGCGACCTCCTCTTCCTCCACCTCCGCGAATGTTAGGAAAGAAGAATTGCAGGAAGAAAATAAGGCCGAAAATAGCAATGAGAACTAAAGGAGCACTGCCTTTTCTCTGGTGACGGGGTCTGACTTGTCCCTGGAAATCTAGTTTTTTGCCATCGGCCTGGGCCATAAGGGCAAGACCCAGAGCGACTCCGTTGTCGTAATCACCTTTTTGGAAAAAAGGTTTTACTTCATCAAGAATCCTATGAGTGGTTAAGTCGGTGAGTGTGCCTTCAAGACCACGGCCCACTTCGATACGCATTTTTCTGTCGTCTAATGAAATCAAAAAAAGGGCCGCGCGGTCATCGCCTTTTTTTCCAAGCTTCCATTCGTCGACAACTTTTATGGAATACGTCTCCACTGTCTCATCGACCAGTTTATCGATAATGAGAACTTGAAACTGGATGCCTTCAGTTTGGTTGAAATTTAAAAGAGCATTTTCAATCGCACGATGAGCATCGCGGGAAAGAAACTGCGCCTCATCTACCACTGGCCCCGTAAGGGCCGGCACCTCAAGCGCAAAAGCGCTAAAGGTGCACAGGCAGAATAATAAAAGGGAAGTGAGAGTTTTTTTAATCATTAGAATTTAACTGCTGGAGCTTCTTGAGCTCTTTCAATATTTTCCACCGCAAATTGTGGCTTCTTTTCATGTTTTAAGAAAATTGAGTTGTACCAAGATGTCGGAGGTACAGTCACCAGGTTGTTAAAGTTTTGAATAGCTGCAATGTAGCGGTTTCTGGCAACAGTGATTCTGTTTTC contains:
- a CDS encoding TPM domain-containing protein, encoding MISAKDKEQIKKLITEAERKSHSELVPMIVSTSDNYPAAHWRAAIIVSFLFSLGLYFSPLSIINPIYFLWIQVPGLFIGYWMGNIPFVTRLLITKEEIEFEVTQRAIEAFYEHNLHVTDKHNGVLIFISLLERKIKIITDVGVKEKVDQKIWDEITSEFIEKVKEGNFVEALKNTINATSDILENYFPKSEGTKKNELKNDIIIE
- a CDS encoding TPM domain-containing protein is translated as MIKKTLTSLLLFCLCTFSAFALEVPALTGPVVDEAQFLSRDAHRAIENALLNFNQTEGIQFQVLIIDKLVDETVETYSIKVVDEWKLGKKGDDRAALFLISLDDRKMRIEVGRGLEGTLTDLTTHRILDEVKPFFQKGDYDNGVALGLALMAQADGKKLDFQGQVRPRHQRKGSAPLVLIAIFGLIFFLQFFFPNIRGGGGRGGRGGYYGGWGGGGGLGGGGGGSSWSGGGGGFSGGGSSGSW